One window from the genome of Oncorhynchus gorbuscha isolate QuinsamMale2020 ecotype Even-year linkage group LG14, OgorEven_v1.0, whole genome shotgun sequence encodes:
- the LOC123994621 gene encoding solute carrier organic anion transporter family member 1C1-like isoform X3, producing MGCVLMAMGTFIIALPHFLIGRYKFETSIRSSVNSTNNLSPCPARLLSPAALASGDPLSEAPSTGTVGCEGESNLSMWIYVFLGNVLRGIGETPVQPLGISYIDDFAREENAAFYIGCVQTIAVIGPVFGYLLGSLCAKIYVDIGFVNMESITISPGDARWVGAWWLGYLVAGVITLLSAIPFWFLPRSLPIPSDRGPAQCTPEQTSFIKDSPLLEHKYQADEPASFLEMAKDFIPTLKTLLGNPVYFIYLCVTIIQLNSLIGMVTYKPKYIEQHYGQSASKANFLMGTINIPAVALGIFTGGLLMKRLKLSIMGAAKFAFGTSLIGYFLSLFFFVMSCENAKVAGITLPYNRVVGVSYEERSVFSACNSDCVCSDRDWDPVCGENGITYVSPCLAGCQTSTGSGKNTVFSNCSCAVAAGLSSGNLTASVGHCPHRDDCDRVFPYFLALSVITSFIISLGGTPGYMVLIRCIKPQLKSLALGFHTLSTRTLAGIPAPIYFGAIIDTTCLKWGQKRCGGRGACRIYNTTAYRIAYLGLTMGLRTVSFLLCILGFVLLKRHLRREERSAHQVANGGAELEVLRKEEVLASNSDQSLRTSTTDYNNTERETRL from the exons CTATAAGTTCGAAACGTCAATCCGATCGTCAGTGAATTCAACCAATAACCTCTCTCCATGTCCAGCGCGTCTGTTGTCACCCGCCGCGCTAGCTTCGGGTGACCCGCTTTCTGAGGCACCAAGCACAGGGACAG tAGGTTGTGAAGGAGAGTCCAACCTCTCCATGTGGATCTATGTGTTCCTGGGGAACGTCTTACGAGGGATCGGGGAGACGCCAGTGCAGCCCCTTGGGATCTCGTATATAGATGATTTCGCCAGGGAGGAAAATGCTGCATTTTACATTG GCTGCGTTCAGACCATAGCTGTCATTGGTCCTGTGTTTGGCTATTTACTGGGATCCCTGTGTGCCAAAATATATGTGGACATTGGATTTGTCAACATGG AGAGTATCACCATAAGCCCTGGTGATGCTCGCTGGGTGGGGGCCTGGTGGTTAGGTTACCTTGTAGCTGGGGTGATCACCCTGCTTTCAGCCATCCCCTTCTGGTTCCTGCCCCGTTCCCTGCCCATCCCATCAGACCGAGGCCCAGCCCAGTGTACCCCGGAGCAGACCAGCTTCATCAAAGACTCCCCTCTCCTGGAGCATAAGTACCAAGCCGACGAGCCAGCCAGCTTTCTGGAGATGGCCAAAG ATTTCATACCAACGTTGAAAACCCTCCTGGGGAACCCAGTGTACTTCATCTACCTGTGTGTAACCATCATTCAGCTGAACTCTCTCATCGGCATGGTAACCTACAAGCCCAAGTACATAGAGCAGCATTACGGGCAGTCCGCATCAAAAGCCAATTTCCTGATGG GTACAATCAACATCCCTGCCGTGGCGTTGGGAATTTTCACTGGCGGCCTGCTCATGAAGAGGCTGAAGCTGAGCATCATGGGAGCGGCCAAGTTTGCGTTCGGCACCTCTCTGATAGGCTACTTcctatccctcttcttcttcgTCATGAGCTGCGAGAACGCCAAAGTGGCTGGGATCACGCTGCCCTACAACCG ggtggTTGGTGTATCGTATGAGGAGCGCTCAGTATTCTCAGCCTGTAActcagactgtgtgtgttcagacagagACTGGGACCCTGTCTGTGGAGAGAACGGCATCACGTACGTCTCtccctgcctggctggctgccaGACCTCCACAGGATCAGGGAAGAACACG GTGTTCTCTAACTGTAGCTGTGCGGTGGCAGCAGGGCTGAGCAGTGGTAACCTGACAGCCAGTGTAGGCCACTGTCCTCACAGAGACGACTGTGACCGTGTCTTCCCTTACTTCCTGGCTCTCTCTGTCATCACTTCCTTTATCATCTCCCTGGGTGGCACGCCAGGCTACATGGTCCTCAtcag GTGTATCAAGCCTCAACTGAAGTCCTTGGCTCTGGGGTTCCATACTCTGTCCACACGTACACTTG CGGGCATCCCAGCGCCCATCTACTTTGGGGCGATCATCGACACCACGTGTCTGAAGTGGGGCCAGAAGAGATGCGGAGGGAGAGGAGCTTGTCGGATATACaacactacagcatacag gataGCTTACCTGGGTCTAACTATGGGCCTGAGGACAGTTTCCTTCCTGCTGTGTATACTGGGATTCGTGCTGCTCAAACGACACCTGCGGAGAGAGGAACGCAGTGCCCACCAAGTGGCCAACGGAGGAGCAGAACTGGAGGTACTCAGGAAAGAGGAAGTCCTAGCCTCCAACTCGGACCAATCGCTACGGACTTCCACAACAgactacaacaacacagagagagagacacggctGTGA
- the LOC123994621 gene encoding solute carrier organic anion transporter family member 1C1-like isoform X4, with protein sequence MWIYVFLGNVLRGIGETPVQPLGISYIDDFAREENAAFYIGCVQTIAVIGPVFGYLLGSLCAKIYVDIGFVNMESITISPGDARWVGAWWLGYLVAGVITLLSAIPFWFLPRSLPIPSDRGPAQCTPEQTSFIKDSPLLEHKYQADEPASFLEMAKDFIPTLKTLLGNPVYFIYLCVTIIQLNSLIGMVTYKPKYIEQHYGQSASKANFLMGTINIPAVALGIFTGGLLMKRLKLSIMGAAKFAFGTSLIGYFLSLFFFVMSCENAKVAGITLPYNRVVGVSYEERSVFSACNSDCVCSDRDWDPVCGENGITYVSPCLAGCQTSTGSGKNTVFSNCSCAVAAGLSSGNLTASVGHCPHRDDCDRVFPYFLALSVITSFIISLGGTPGYMVLIRCIKPQLKSLALGFHTLSTRTLAGIPAPIYFGAIIDTTCLKWGQKRCGGRGACRIYNTTAYRIAYLGLTMGLRTVSFLLCILGFVLLKRHLRREERSAHQVANGGAELEVLRKEEVLASNSDQSLRTSTTDYNNTERETRL encoded by the exons ATGTGGATCTATGTGTTCCTGGGGAACGTCTTACGAGGGATCGGGGAGACGCCAGTGCAGCCCCTTGGGATCTCGTATATAGATGATTTCGCCAGGGAGGAAAATGCTGCATTTTACATTG GCTGCGTTCAGACCATAGCTGTCATTGGTCCTGTGTTTGGCTATTTACTGGGATCCCTGTGTGCCAAAATATATGTGGACATTGGATTTGTCAACATGG AGAGTATCACCATAAGCCCTGGTGATGCTCGCTGGGTGGGGGCCTGGTGGTTAGGTTACCTTGTAGCTGGGGTGATCACCCTGCTTTCAGCCATCCCCTTCTGGTTCCTGCCCCGTTCCCTGCCCATCCCATCAGACCGAGGCCCAGCCCAGTGTACCCCGGAGCAGACCAGCTTCATCAAAGACTCCCCTCTCCTGGAGCATAAGTACCAAGCCGACGAGCCAGCCAGCTTTCTGGAGATGGCCAAAG ATTTCATACCAACGTTGAAAACCCTCCTGGGGAACCCAGTGTACTTCATCTACCTGTGTGTAACCATCATTCAGCTGAACTCTCTCATCGGCATGGTAACCTACAAGCCCAAGTACATAGAGCAGCATTACGGGCAGTCCGCATCAAAAGCCAATTTCCTGATGG GTACAATCAACATCCCTGCCGTGGCGTTGGGAATTTTCACTGGCGGCCTGCTCATGAAGAGGCTGAAGCTGAGCATCATGGGAGCGGCCAAGTTTGCGTTCGGCACCTCTCTGATAGGCTACTTcctatccctcttcttcttcgTCATGAGCTGCGAGAACGCCAAAGTGGCTGGGATCACGCTGCCCTACAACCG ggtggTTGGTGTATCGTATGAGGAGCGCTCAGTATTCTCAGCCTGTAActcagactgtgtgtgttcagacagagACTGGGACCCTGTCTGTGGAGAGAACGGCATCACGTACGTCTCtccctgcctggctggctgccaGACCTCCACAGGATCAGGGAAGAACACG GTGTTCTCTAACTGTAGCTGTGCGGTGGCAGCAGGGCTGAGCAGTGGTAACCTGACAGCCAGTGTAGGCCACTGTCCTCACAGAGACGACTGTGACCGTGTCTTCCCTTACTTCCTGGCTCTCTCTGTCATCACTTCCTTTATCATCTCCCTGGGTGGCACGCCAGGCTACATGGTCCTCAtcag GTGTATCAAGCCTCAACTGAAGTCCTTGGCTCTGGGGTTCCATACTCTGTCCACACGTACACTTG CGGGCATCCCAGCGCCCATCTACTTTGGGGCGATCATCGACACCACGTGTCTGAAGTGGGGCCAGAAGAGATGCGGAGGGAGAGGAGCTTGTCGGATATACaacactacagcatacag gataGCTTACCTGGGTCTAACTATGGGCCTGAGGACAGTTTCCTTCCTGCTGTGTATACTGGGATTCGTGCTGCTCAAACGACACCTGCGGAGAGAGGAACGCAGTGCCCACCAAGTGGCCAACGGAGGAGCAGAACTGGAGGTACTCAGGAAAGAGGAAGTCCTAGCCTCCAACTCGGACCAATCGCTACGGACTTCCACAACAgactacaacaacacagagagagagacacggctGTGA
- the dus4l gene encoding tRNA-dihydrouridine(20a/20b) synthase [NAD(P)+]-like, whose translation MKMTTTNMMDMFEEGKVLKICAPMVRYSKLAFRSLVRKFDCDICFTPMIVAPDFMRSVKARDSEFTTNEADRPLIVQFAASDAQTLADAACVVAPFSDGVDLNCGCPQRWAMSDGYGACLINKPELVKDMVRHVRNQVDNPNYTASIKIRIHKDLRRTVDLCQKAEAAGVSWITVHGRTAEERHQPVHFDAIKTIKDSLSVPVVANGDIKTLRDVETTHQLTGVDGVMAARGLLSNPAMFAGYNETPLECVWDWVDLATNQGTPFTCFHQHLIYMLERVSSQPERKVFNSLQSTAAVIDYLHNTYGSPDTQTVGLNVMYDVIPMRRKGRRRNNCLQSLLFSFQPPVSLFGCRRTVFLEMTLQWTAVALFLYVEIGVLLILCLPFISATRWQCIFQLRIWNKMARFWNKFFLAMIIILIVLFLDALREVRKYSGVGNGKEANLHPNMFDHLHMKLFRAQRNLYISGFTLFLWLVLRRVITLINQLATESGTTASLQIKAECANQTAKKYMEDNELLKQTLMYGKGDKATAEGNELLRSEVEKLRGELKGSEEALEKSQSEMEAMKKQSVGLTKEYDRLLKEHQDLQESGDKKDD comes from the exons ATGAAAATGACGACCACCAACATGATGGACATGTTTGAGGAAGGGAAAGTTCTGAAAATCTGTGCTCCTATGGTCCGGTATTCAAA GTTGGCATTCAGGTCACTGGTGAGGAAATTTGACTGTGACATTTGCTTCACTCCAATGATAGTTGCTCCTGACTTTATGCGTTCTGTCAAAGCCAGAGACAGTGAATTTACAACTAATGAAG CTGACCGTCCTCTGATCGTGCAGTTTGCTGCTAGTGATGCCCAGACCCTGGCTGATGCAGCCTGTGTGGTCGCACCCTTCTCTGATGGAGTGGACCTCAACTGTGGCTGTCCCCAGCGGTGGGCCATGTCAGATGGCTACGGGGCATGCCTTATCAACAAACCTGAGCTGGTCAAAGACATGGTTCGACATGTCAGGAACCAAGTGGACAATCCTAACTACACAGCCTCCATCAAAATACG AATTCACAAGGACCTGCGACGTACGGTGGACCTGTGTCAGAAGGCAGAGGCGGCAGGGGTGTCCTGGATAACGGTCCATGGTCGAACCGCAGAGGAGCGCCACCAGCCAGTCCACTTTGACGCCATCAAGACCATCAAGGACAGCCTGTCAGTCCCTGTCGTCGCCAACGGAGACATAAAGACCCTCCGAGATGTGGAGACCACTCACCAGCTCACTGGAGTTGATG GTGTGATGGCAGCCCGGGGGCTGTTGTCCAACCCGGCCATGTTCGCTGGCTACAACGAGACCCCTCTtgagtgtgtgtgggactggGTGGACCTCGCCACGAACCAGGGGACCCCCTTCACCTGCTTCCACCAGCACCTCATTTACATGCTGGAGAGGGTCAGCTCCCAGCCCGAGAGGAAGGTGTTCAACTCCCTGCAAAGCACCGCCGCAGTCATAGACTACCTCCACAACACATATGGAtccccagacacacagacagtaggcctA AATGTTATGTATGACGTCATTCCAATGAGAcgaaaagggaggaggagaaacaacTGTCTCCAAAGTTTGCTTTTCTCTTTTCAACCTCCGGTTTCTTTGTTCGGGTGCCGCAGA ACTGTATTTTTAGAGATGACTTTGCAATGGACTGCAGTTGCCCTCTTCCTCTATGTGGAAATAGGTGTACTCCTTATCCTCTGTCTACCCTTCATCTCAGCCACCAG ATGGCAGTGTATCTTCCAGCTGAGAATATGGAACAAAATGGCCAGGTTTTGGAATAAATTCTTCCTCGCCATGATCATAATCCTTATAGTCCTCTTCCTTG ATGCTTTGCGTGAGGTGAGGAAGTATTCGGGCGTGGGAAACGGCAAGGAAGCTAATCTGCATCCCAACATGTTTGACCACCTCCACATGAAGCTGTTCAGAGCCCAGAGGAACCTCTACATCTCTGGCTTTACCCTCTTCCTCTGGCT AGTTCTGAGGCGGGTGATCACTCTGATCAACCAGCTGGCGACGGAGTCTGGCACCACGGCCTCTCTGCAGATCAAGGCAGAGTGTGCCAACCAAACTGCCAAGAAATACATGGAGGACAATGAGCTATTGAAGCAG ACTCTGATGTATGGGAAGGGGGACAAGGCCACAGCGGAGGGAAACGAGCTGCTGAGGTCAGAGGTGGAGAAACTGAGAGGAGAACTGAAAGGCTCAGAGGAAG CCTTGGAAAAGTCCCAATCCGAGATGGAAGCTATGAAGAAACAATCCGTTGGACTGACCAAAGAATACGACCGACTGCTGAAAGAACACCAG GATCTTCAAGAGAGTGGAGATAAAAAGGATGATTGA